From Vigna unguiculata cultivar IT97K-499-35 chromosome 5, ASM411807v1, whole genome shotgun sequence, the proteins below share one genomic window:
- the LOC114184429 gene encoding uncharacterized protein LOC114184429: MVPYDEPIYGFSGENLSTRGYIDIYTIFCDGVQTKTIPIRFLIVDALTSYNVLLGHPSLNTLGAVFSTPHLAMRFSSPLGDILTIHGDQRLARKCYMVSLRPKIPILQNNHIERPSGSGIVLFDDDLDPRVGRDVRLEPVEETTPLELPNGHTIKLGTRLESEQREVITPTIVAKLDLFAWSAADLPGVDPQVASHKLSIYKEARYVSQKKCKLGEERRLATKVEADKLLNTGFIKEAHYTTWLSNVVLVKKANGKWRMCVYYTDLNKACPRDAYPLPNIDRVVDDVVDNKVLSFLDAYSGYNQIPMVLSDMNKTAFITDDANYFYKVMPFGLKNVGATYQRLMDKVFSHIMGKCVEVYVDDMVVKSPSHHQHAHDLSIVFFVLRQYNLRLNPNKCVFDVDRGNLLRSMLT; encoded by the coding sequence atggtcccataCGATGAACCAATTTATGGCTTTTCTGGGGAAAACCTTTCCACCCGCGGCTACATTGACATCTATACCATCTTCTGCGACGGCGTCCAAACCAAAACTATCCCTATCCGCTTCCTCATCGTTGATGCGCTTACATCCTATAATGTCCTCCTAGGCCACCCTTCactcaacacccttggcgccGTGTTCTCCACACCTCACCTCGCCATGAGGTTTTCCTCCCCATTAGGCGACATCCTCACCATCCATGGCGATCAACGTCTTGCGCGCAAATGTTACATGGTCAGCCTACGCCCAAAGATTCCCATCCTACAAAATAATCACATAGAGCGACCATCCGGCTCTGGGATCGTTTTGTTTGACGATGATCTAGACCCTAGAGTGggccgggatgtccgcctcgaaccTGTTGAAGAGACCACCCCCTTGGAACTCCCTAATGGCCATACCATCAAGCTCGGTACTAGGCTCGAATCCGAACAACGTGAAGTCATAACACCCACCATTGTCGCCAAGTTGGAcctcttcgcttggtcagctGCCGACTTACCTGGAGTTGACCCTcaagtggcatcccacaagttATCTATTTACAAGGAGGCTCGATATGTCtcccagaaaaaatgcaaactcGGCGAGGAGCGACGCCTAGCAACCAAGGTCGAGGCCGATAAATTACTAAACACGGGGTTTATCAAAGAAGCCCACTATACCACTTGGCTCTCTAACGTAGTCCTGGtcaagaaagccaatggcaagtGGCGAATGTGTGTTTATTACACCGACCTCAACAAAGCCTGTCCAAGGGATGCCTACCCATTACCCAATATCGACCGAGTCGTCGACGACGTCGTCGACAACAAGGTCCTCAGTTTTCTTGACGCATACTCCGGTTACAACCAAATTCCCATGGTTTTATCCGATATGAACAAAACCGCTttcatcacagacgatgccaaTTACTTCTACAAGGTTATGCCGTTTGGTCTTAAAAACGTAGGAGCGACCTACCAACGACTGATGGATAAAGTCTTCAGCCACATAATGGGTAAATGCGTCGAAGTGTacgttgacgacatggttgtcaaatctccCAGCCATCACCAGCACGCTCACGATTTATCGATAGTCTTCTTTGTGTTGCGgcaatacaaccttcgcctcaaccccAATAAATGCGTTTTCGATGTCGACCGTGGCAATTTACTTAGGTCCATGCTGACCTAG